Proteins co-encoded in one Magnetococcales bacterium genomic window:
- a CDS encoding DUF2190 family protein, with amino-acid sequence MKNYLQPGDTITVVAPVAVNSGDGLLVGALFGVALSTTAINTNVEMLTEGVVDLPKAAVAVTQGTKVYWDNTAKNLTTTATNNTLIGCATQASAVGDGTVRVRLNGVVT; translated from the coding sequence ATGAAAAATTACCTTCAACCGGGCGACACCATCACGGTGGTCGCCCCTGTCGCCGTGAACAGCGGCGACGGCCTGCTGGTCGGTGCCCTGTTCGGGGTGGCTCTTTCCACGACGGCCATCAACACCAACGTGGAAATGCTCACCGAAGGGGTGGTGGATCTGCCCAAGGCGGCGGTGGCCGTCACCCAGGGAACCAAGGTTTATTGGGACAACACGGCCAAGAATCTCACCACAACGGCCACCAACAACACTCTTATCGGCTGTGCCACTCAGGCTTCCGCTGTCGGGGACGGTACCGTCCGGGTGCGGTTGAACGGGGTGGTAACGTGA
- a CDS encoding AbrB/MazE/SpoVT family DNA-binding domain-containing protein: MKTLRLTAIGNSTGVVFPKEILARLRVEKGDALYVVETKAGIELTPYDPEFASQMDLAEEIMHEERDVLRKLAE, encoded by the coding sequence ATGAAGACATTGCGTTTGACCGCCATTGGTAATTCCACCGGTGTCGTGTTCCCCAAAGAGATCCTTGCCAGGCTTCGGGTCGAAAAAGGGGATGCACTGTATGTTGTGGAAACCAAGGCAGGTATTGAACTGACCCCCTACGATCCAGAGTTTGCCAGCCAGATGGACTTGGCCGAGGAGATCATGCACGAAGAGCGTGACGTTCTCCGCAAACTGGCCGAATAG